One Alligator mississippiensis isolate rAllMis1 chromosome 1, rAllMis1, whole genome shotgun sequence genomic window carries:
- the SOX7 gene encoding transcription factor SOX-7, with product MAALLGAYPCWPDGLDGADLPAPAQRPAGDKGSDSRIRRPMNAFMVWAKDERKRLAVQNPDLHNAELSKMLGKSWKALSPSQKRPYVEEAERLRVQHMQDYPNYKYRPRRKKQVKRICKRVDPGFLLGNLSRDQNSVPEKRTCSRAAGEKEGQGEYSPRPVLQSIRGYREVQASSSSSSTSASMDTYPYGLPTPPEMSPLDVIDPEQSFFSSPCPEEHRHPHMTGPTYSPEYSASPLQCNHHPLGAISVPQPGTSMIPAASSCPPPPPPPPPSYFTPAFHPIHTPNLHAHLGQLSPPPEHHGFDSLDQLSQAELLGEMDRNEFDQYLNTPGHPEHSGVLIGGHAQVPQAAGGSHSSETSLISVLADATATYYNNYGIS from the exons ATGGCCGCGCTGCTGGGCGCCTACCCCTGCTGGCCCGACGGCCTGGACGGCGCGGACCTGCCCGCCCCCGCGCAGCGCCCCGCGGGCGACAAGGGCTCGGACAGCCGCATCCGCCGGCCCATGAACGCCTTCATGGTGTGGGCGAAGGACGAGAGGAAGCGCCTGGCCGTGCAAAACCCCGACCTGCACAACGCCGAGCTCAGCAAGATGCTAG GCAAGTCCTGGAAGGCTCTGTCCCCTTCCCAGAAGAGGCCCTATGTGGAGGAGGCGGAAAGGCTAAGGGTACAGCACATGCAAGATTACCCCAATTACAAGTACCGGCCCAGGAGGAAGAAACAAGTCAAGCGCATCTGCAAGCGGGTGGACCCGGGATTTTTGCTGGGGAACCTCTCCCGAGATCAGAACTCGGTGCCGGAGAAGCGGACCTGCAGCAGGGCAGCGGGAGAGAAAGAGGGGCAGGGTGAGTACTCGCCTCGCCCCGTGCTTCAGAGCATCAGGGGATACAGGGAGGttcaggccagcagcagcagcagcagtaccagcGCCAGCATGGACACTTACCCCTACGGGCTGCCCACCCCGCCTGAGATGTCTCCGTTGGACGTGATAGACCCTGAACAGAGCTTCTTCTCGTccccctgcccagaagagcatcgCCACCCCCATATGACGGGGCCCACCTACTCCCCAGAGTACTCGGCCAGCCCCCTCCAGTGTAACCACCATCCCCTTGGCGCCATATCCGTGCCCCAACCGGGCACTTCCATgatccctgcagcctccagctgcccaccccctcctcctcctccgcctcccAGCTACTTCACGCCAGCCTTTCACCCCATCCACACCCCGAACCTTCATGCTCACCTGGGCCAGCTTTCCCCGCCGCCGGAGCATCACGGCTTTGACAGCCTGGACCAGCTGAGCCAAGCCGAGCTCCTCGGGGAGATGGACCGCAATGAGTTTGACCAGTATCTCAACACCCCCGGCCACCCTGAGCACAGTGGGGTGTTAATCGGTGGACATGCCcaggtgccccaggctgcaggtggctctCACTCTTCAGAGACGAGTCTCATCTCTGTCCTAGCAGATGCCACGGCTACCTACTACAATAACTATGGCATCTCTTAG